The Quercus robur chromosome 3, dhQueRobu3.1, whole genome shotgun sequence DNA segment CATTAGAGATTAGAGTGGGATAATGCACACACACACTCCAAAAGCCACAAGACAAAGTCATACCTGTTCCATGGCTGTAGGTTCACTATCCCTCTGTTCCTCCACATCTTCTGGCCCACCATCATCCTCATTCTGACTATTGGAGACCATATTCTCATCCTTCTCTTTAACGCCATTTGCCCCAGTCTCAGCATCTAATTTCAAATCAGAAGGAAGCTGACCTGACTTCAATGCCTGCTCATCAAAACCAAGTTAACTTGTGCCTTGCATTCTTTTATTCTTCATTACGCTCAATGTTATGTTACTAGCATAAAAAGAAGAcagtctaaaaataaaaatgtaatttcaactaatcaaaatgtaaggacctTTTCAAGTCTTGCAACCTCTTCAAGAGTCTGGGAGTTCACAATGGCAGCCTACATACAGGTGAAAAGACGTTAAACATTAGAGAACCTTGATTATAATCTTAAACATGAATCTAATGACAATATACAAAGGCATATACAAACATTATATGAAAATAACATTGTAACAAGAAGTCTCAGGGAAAAACTTGGCTCACTAATTCAAACTAAAGTTGAAAGATGTCTACCTTTACTAATTATAGATTTGAACAGTTTTGGCCAATGAAAAGTCCTATGTGCATGACTGTGTGATTGTGAAGGAATAATATTGCTAAGAGTTCAAATTACCAAAATCCACAACCACTCAAAATTTCAAGTACTGGGAATTGGAATAAAATAATGTCGAAAGATTTTTTTAcgattaaaaataatttattaaaacaaaagactAGGAGATTACATAGGATGTGAAACTTACTACTCCTAAGCAATTACAACCAGAATTCAACAAATCTAAGAATCTTAAAAACGATACAACAGGGATGTTGCCAAATACATTCATCCAATCATACAAAAGATCATAACAGGGACTGTTTAATAATGTGAATTGGGCATTCAACACCATCAAAAGCCCTGCCATTCCTTTCTTGCCATATAGTCCAGAAGATGCATAGAGGCGCAGCCCTCCAGGCTCTTAACAAGCCAGGATTTTAACTATTGTATTTGGCATATCCCAAGAAACTccaaataaagccaacacaagaGATCATGACTTTCTAGAAACCTAACAATGATCCACCGTCCATCTGTCCACCATtcttacacatacaacaccagtCCAAAATTATAATGTGCTGCTTACGCAAATAATCAACAGTCAAGGAAGAAGAACTAGACACTAAAAGAATGCTGTAAATATGTTATATAAGGATAAATTTACTAAAAGATTTTATTTCCAAGAATTGCAACcacttgaaatattttatttccaaGAGACACCAATAGATACTAGACCTCACAGtacctattaaaaaataaagagatacTAGACCTCACAATCCTTTAGTGGACTCTGAAACAACGGATGCACTACCTTTAAAACTAGCATGcacaatagaaagaaaatatatcaGCCATAGATATTATCCAACCAACAACTATCTTGAAAACATAGACTCCAACATTTTCTGAGCAACCTCAATGCATCAAAAGTTTGAATATTCAACTCCTGCCAAACATCCACATATGGCAATGCAAAGAAGATATTAAATCTTGTATCTCTATCTTTATAAGCAATTTAATTTATTGAAGAAAAGGCAAAGGGCCTTGAAGCTCAATTGGCACTTTCTGGTATTTCCAACATAAGTGTCCAGGTTCAAATCctcacccacccccccccccccaaaaaaaaatatatgtattatcaccaaaaaagaaaattaataataataataatataattattattattattattgaagaaaAGGACTACCTCATGTACAAAAGTAATACACAAGTTAGCCTACAGAATTacattcaaaaaattacaagcaaatGAAAGAGATTCTATAAAGTCTACAATGGAACGATTATCATTGAGACCCAATACAATAAACTATTCCCTCCcttttgaggatttggatagTTCCAGTGATCAAatgcttgcttcttttagtagaactctttttgattggtctcgggcATGGGGACTCACGCCTAGTGATTCCctcccttcttttctttgctccctttctcttttgtaatttttctattgtttggttttcttttttgtttttctctgttttccttttcttgtattttctagGTTTGCTCTAtgttcttcatgcatagagtagcctttcatatatatatcattcttacttaccaaaaaaaaatacaataaactATTCAAGTAGAAATCTAAGGAAAGATGTCTTCAGCTGCATTTCCAAAGCTTCAACATCTTCAAAAGGGCACTAATTCCACTCCCTATACAATATCCACATCAAGCATAAGGGGTTTaaatctttttctctctccttcaaaCCTATGAAAATACTGTTAATAACCTCCAATCATCCACTAAAGCCAATAAGAttatttaccttaaaaaaacAGAGCTTCTAAGACCATTAAGTAGAGGTAAACAACACCTTCACTCAGATAAACCCAAAATGCCTAGGACATGCTAAATATCCCATAGGATAATTTTACAGACTAATCATTTTCTTCACTTCactaagataaaataaaaagggcATATTAATAATAAGAAACTACGTATAAACACTAAAAGAGTTGCTACATGCATGTGACTATATTTATACATGTATGTGATTCATAGAAAAGTACATGCACACATGCAATATATGATATACCCCAACCACAGAATAATAAGtcttttcattaaatttatagagagagagagagagagagagaagtgacaAGCCTAAATAAGAAAATTCACAACCTTCAATCCCTAAATGAGGCATATGCTTTATAATTAACTAGATCTATCGCGCATTGCTATGGATACTAAATGTTTAGATCAATAAAAAATACCTTGATAGCTATGATTTGCTCAGGTGTTGGGGCAGTCACTTTCTGAGTTTGTTGTTCCTCTGTGACTTCTGATACATTGGGTACCTCACCTGGTGTAAAAGTTGTCGTGGACTCCTTTTTAGCCTCTTCTTCAACTTCTTTAGATGCAAACAAATTTCTTGCTTCAAGTCTCTCCTATATTATTATGGAATATGATCATCAAAATGAACGCACAAGAGGAGTAAGagatttgaaaataataataataataataaggaagcATTGTATTGAAGTTGTGGAAATTCCATCAAATGTATGAATGAATATTCAACCTATATGACAGTAACCACTTATTTtaggtttgtgtgtgtgtgctttgACAACATTCTACTCAAGGATATGACACAACTAAATATTTAAACAGAAATAGTGAAATACAAAGTCTGGAATCAACAGAGAAACACAATTTAGAAGAAAACGTAGAAGGATAATGCCTGAATTTCTGCTTTCTATGCAGTGAAGCTTGGGGTCCAGGCTGTTGCCCAACATAGAGTCATAGATGCCTAATAAATATGCCAAATAATAAGTGTATAGTAACATAGCTAAATACACCATTTCTATTTCACTGTTTACTCTGTTGGTGGTTTTTTAGATTCTTATCCGATTtagtacccaaaaaagaaaaaaaaaaaaacatagttgcTTAGAATTTCCAGAATGGTTCAAGTTTAACTTTAATAGTGctcttattttctatttttaaagtgGAGGTCCAAATTAATTTCAGTTAAATTGGGAAGAAAAGGTTTTTTGGATAAATGAGTCCTCAGAATTGTTCAACTTCCCAAGAATAATGTAAAAGCACTTTGCAGCTTCATGGTTCTAAGATTTCATCAGCGGTAAGCTTCGTTGAAACTTCAGATAACCCTACTACTTTAAccataaaagaaaacaacaacttGCACAGAAAACAGCAAACACTTGGTGCAATTAAAGAGCCTCACCTTGTTTTTCACCTTTTTGAAATCTAGAACCCGAAGCTGCTTTAGCTTGTGAATCACATATAGCCTATAGTTCGGTTTCTTTGTAATGTTATTATCCAACAGACTAAGAAACTGTAGCTTCGGAAGGGATGCAAGAGGGTCAATCTCTACCAAGTTAACAAGCCTATTGTTCGTAAGAACTAATGTGTGTAACTTTGGCAAGAACTCTgcaatacattaaaaaaaacatatatattcaaTTATAGTACTTGTAATGTTAAATGATGGTACGTACGAAAAAATAAGGAACGGAAGTGCTGTGTTTACCTCCAATGTTGGGATTGATACGCgtaattctattattattaataatcaAAGTACCCAAACGATTAAGGAGCGGAAAGTTTTCAAGCTTAACAATCTCATTGTCAGACAAATCAATTGTGTCGAATTGGTCCTGCCACatgaaaaaaatagtgaaaattaGGCTCA contains these protein-coding regions:
- the LOC126717991 gene encoding U2 small nuclear ribonucleoprotein A', producing the protein MVRLTADLIWKSPHFFNAIKERELDLRGNKIPVIENLGATEDQFDTIDLSDNEIVKLENFPLLNRLGTLIINNNRITRINPNIGEFLPKLHTLVLTNNRLVNLVEIDPLASLPKLQFLSLLDNNITKKPNYRLYVIHKLKQLRVLDFKKVKNKERLEARNLFASKEVEEEAKKESTTTFTPGEVPNVSEVTEEQQTQKVTAPTPEQIIAIKAAIVNSQTLEEVARLEKALKSGQLPSDLKLDAETGANGVKEKDENMVSNSQNEDDGGPEDVEEQRDSEPTAMEQE